A window of the Arachis duranensis cultivar V14167 chromosome 5, aradu.V14167.gnm2.J7QH, whole genome shotgun sequence genome harbors these coding sequences:
- the LOC127747422 gene encoding uncharacterized protein LOC127747422, whose product MLMDPFPYIDSTFSLLTQQERQLVSIDGEPRILFNASQARSQSSARTSEGNPARNFENAYRGRGRGRFNGGRGQERRRVQCTYCGKAGHTIDVCYKKYGLLPHLKERYSGGAATLNYAAIEETHDEDSADQTHKVDDQVLEFTQDKKLTLLAFLQHQEVQLIHSTNQINTQAPKMRGKKVVQILHFKSHVLAENSDDETEKLKS is encoded by the coding sequence ATGTTAATGGATCCTTTTCCATACATTGATTCCACATTTTCCCTGCTTACACAGCAAGAAAGGCAACTTGTCAGTATTGATGGTGAACCAAGGATACTCTTTAATGCCTCCCAAGCACGGAGCCAAAGCAGTGCACGAACTAGTGAAGGGAACCCTGccagaaattttgaaaatgccTATAGAGGACGAGGTCGAGGCAGGTTCAATGGTGGAAGAGGACAAGAGCGAAGACGAGTGCAATGTACATATTGTGGGAAGGCAGGACACACAATTGATGTGTGCTATAAGAAGTACGGTCTGCTGCCACACCTTAAGGAAAGGTATAGTGGTGGTGCTGCAACTCTCAATTATGCAGCCATTGAAGAGACTCATGATGAAGATAGTGCAGACCAAACGCACAAGGTTGATGATCAGGTACTGGAGTTCACTCAGGATAAAAAGCTCACTTTACTTGCTTTCCTTCAACACCAAGAAGTGCAGCTTATTCATAGCACCAACCAAATTAACACACAAGCTCCAAAAATGAGGGGTAAAAAAGTGGTTCAAATTTTACACTTTAAATCCCACGTGTTGGCAGAGAACAGTGATGATGAAAcagaaaaattgaaatcttga